In Parasphingorhabdus halotolerans, a single window of DNA contains:
- a CDS encoding DUF1287 domain-containing protein — translation MQPTRRTLLAAAGITLLTPTPLLAQRTSRATHLVKAARSQVGVTTIYSQAYHGIDYPNGDFPRKSGACTDVIIRAYRDGLGLDLQKLIHLDMEKAFSAYPKIWGLHATDRNIDHRRVPNMRTFFKRRGAVEPFSKDPNDWLPGDIVTSIIGGKLAHCGIVSDRKTGNLPLLIHNVGAGTREENRLFAWPITGHYRWAV, via the coding sequence ATGCAACCCACCCGCCGGACCCTCCTAGCCGCCGCAGGCATCACCCTCCTCACCCCCACACCTTTGCTCGCGCAGCGCACCAGCCGCGCAACTCACCTCGTCAAAGCCGCGCGCAGTCAGGTTGGGGTGACCACCATCTACAGTCAGGCCTATCACGGCATCGACTACCCGAATGGTGATTTTCCGCGCAAATCGGGGGCCTGCACCGATGTCATCATCCGCGCCTATCGCGACGGGCTGGGGCTGGATCTGCAAAAGCTCATCCATCTCGATATGGAAAAGGCCTTTTCCGCCTATCCCAAAATCTGGGGCCTCCACGCGACCGACCGCAATATTGACCACCGCCGCGTGCCGAATATGCGGACGTTTTTTAAGCGCCGCGGCGCGGTGGAGCCGTTTTCCAAGGACCCGAACGACTGGCTGCCCGGTGATATTGTCACCAGCATTATCGGCGGTAAACTGGCGCATTGCGGTATTGTTTCGGATCGCAAGACCGGCAATCTCCCTCTGCTGATCCACAATGTCGGAGCCGGCACCCGGGAAGAAAACCGACTGTTCGCCTGGCCGATCACCGGCCATTATCGCTGGGCTGTCTGA
- a CDS encoding patatin-like protein: protein MRQKELRLALICYGGVSLAIYMHGITKEIWKLAQASRDFHDGAKVDTCSRGTYYDILQWMEQETGVKLRVLPDIIAGASAGGINGIFLSQAILSGRSLEPLTELWLETADVDKLLDPDARPLSRFSKFWAEPIAWMALGRKGGAVEQTVSKEAREEVKMKLSRFVRARWFAPPFGGKVFSGLIFDALNAVRATEAGPRLLPPGQPLDLFVTVTDFVGHPEKLQLHSPPEAMEMEHRITIGFSTRGKRDGAIADLAELTFAARATASFPGAFPPFTVKELDEVLADHEYVWSGRKAFLKHILPNQFRAGTADDTVLIDGSVLANAPFAQAIEALKNRPAKREVDRRFVYIDPRPDLDVAKSDKALQRLQAEDESLPGFFSTIFGAISNIPREQPIRDNLNTIAGRSNRIIQMRKITDNLRTEVERNVETLFGRTLFLDRPTAARVAGWRRKSREKAAKLAGFSYSAYGHLKLASVIEDIATTIRRTKADPNAHNHPALRDALWTEIRRRGLDSVGKKGGAGPSKLAADFFGAHDLGYRIRRLRFLARRLAEDLDSAKTEEYEAIEAMHDVIYDCLSLYIERETIEYLGDEFAGLAEHAETSPSATLDALAKARDLQAADDVVDGKLAQALAGLPKSEKRSMLLAFLGFPFYDIATLPLLQGEGLDEFDPIKVDRISPEDARTIRKGGVAATLKGIEFNNFGAFFSRSYRENDYLWGRLHGAERMIDIVFSTLPAAKRPDDATTLEFKKTIFRKIVDEEEERLTRIAPLIASLRTEIERATS, encoded by the coding sequence ATGCGGCAAAAAGAACTTCGACTGGCCCTGATCTGCTACGGCGGCGTTAGTCTGGCCATCTATATGCACGGGATTACCAAGGAAATCTGGAAGCTGGCACAGGCGAGCCGGGATTTTCATGATGGCGCGAAGGTCGATACGTGCAGTCGCGGGACTTATTACGACATATTGCAATGGATGGAGCAGGAAACCGGCGTCAAGCTTCGGGTGTTGCCGGATATTATTGCCGGGGCCAGCGCTGGCGGGATTAACGGGATTTTTCTCTCGCAGGCCATTCTTTCGGGACGCTCTCTCGAACCGTTGACGGAGCTTTGGCTCGAGACCGCCGATGTCGACAAATTGCTTGATCCAGACGCACGGCCCCTGTCGCGCTTTTCCAAATTCTGGGCCGAACCGATTGCGTGGATGGCGCTGGGGCGCAAGGGCGGCGCGGTGGAGCAAACGGTTTCCAAGGAAGCGCGCGAGGAAGTGAAAATGAAGCTCTCCCGCTTCGTCCGCGCCCGCTGGTTTGCCCCGCCTTTTGGTGGGAAGGTTTTTTCCGGATTGATATTCGATGCGTTGAATGCCGTCCGCGCAACCGAAGCCGGACCCAGATTGCTGCCACCCGGCCAACCGCTTGATCTTTTTGTTACTGTCACCGATTTTGTCGGGCATCCTGAAAAGCTACAACTCCACAGCCCACCCGAGGCGATGGAGATGGAACATCGCATCACCATCGGCTTTTCCACGCGCGGAAAAAGGGATGGAGCCATTGCTGATCTGGCGGAGCTCACATTTGCTGCGCGCGCCACCGCAAGCTTCCCCGGCGCCTTCCCGCCATTTACGGTGAAGGAGCTGGATGAGGTGCTCGCGGACCATGAATACGTCTGGTCCGGCCGCAAAGCGTTTCTAAAACATATTTTGCCCAACCAGTTTCGCGCTGGCACTGCCGACGATACGGTGCTTATTGATGGTTCCGTGCTCGCCAACGCGCCATTTGCGCAGGCGATCGAAGCGCTAAAAAACCGGCCGGCCAAGCGCGAGGTCGACCGGCGCTTTGTCTATATCGATCCGCGTCCTGATCTGGATGTAGCGAAGAGCGACAAGGCGCTGCAACGCTTGCAGGCAGAAGATGAAAGCCTTCCCGGTTTCTTCTCGACCATTTTTGGTGCGATTTCCAATATCCCGCGCGAGCAACCGATCCGCGACAATCTCAATACCATTGCCGGGCGCTCCAACCGGATCATCCAGATGCGCAAAATCACTGATAATCTGCGCACCGAGGTTGAACGCAACGTGGAAACATTATTTGGCCGGACCCTGTTTCTCGATCGGCCCACAGCTGCGCGAGTGGCGGGGTGGCGGCGCAAATCTCGCGAAAAAGCGGCCAAGCTCGCGGGCTTTTCCTACAGCGCTTACGGGCATCTCAAGCTGGCCAGCGTGATTGAAGATATCGCGACCACCATCCGCCGCACCAAGGCCGATCCGAATGCCCATAATCATCCCGCCCTGCGCGATGCATTATGGACGGAAATCAGGCGACGCGGACTCGACAGCGTCGGCAAAAAAGGTGGTGCAGGCCCTTCCAAACTGGCGGCGGATTTCTTCGGGGCGCATGATCTGGGCTACCGCATCCGCCGGTTGCGCTTCCTGGCAAGGCGGCTGGCTGAGGATCTCGATAGCGCCAAAACCGAGGAGTATGAAGCGATTGAGGCCATGCATGATGTGATTTATGACTGCCTGTCGCTCTACATCGAGCGCGAAACCATCGAATATCTTGGCGACGAATTTGCCGGACTTGCCGAACATGCCGAAACCAGTCCATCGGCAACACTCGACGCACTGGCCAAGGCGCGCGACTTGCAAGCCGCCGACGACGTTGTCGATGGCAAATTGGCGCAAGCCCTTGCCGGACTACCCAAATCGGAAAAGCGCTCGATGCTGCTCGCCTTTCTCGGTTTTCCTTTTTACGACATTGCCACCCTGCCGCTGCTGCAAGGCGAAGGGCTGGACGAATTTGATCCGATCAAGGTTGACCGCATCTCGCCGGAGGACGCACGCACCATCAGAAAAGGCGGCGTTGCCGCGACACTGAAGGGCATTGAATTCAACAATTTTGGCGCGTTTTTCAGCCGATCCTATCGCGAGAATGATTATCTTTGGGGGCGCCTCCACGGGGCGGAACGGATGATCGATATCGTATTTTCCACCTTGCCCGCTGCAAAGCGTCCCGACGACGCTACCACGCTCGAATTCAAAAAAACCATCTTCCGCAAGATCGTCGATGAAGAGGAAGAACGGCTGACCCGGATAGCGCCGCTAATCGCTTCGCTACGAACGGAAATTGAACGGGCAACAAGCTAA
- a CDS encoding MBL fold metallo-hydrolase — protein MNAVRMKLVAASLLMASPLALSCSQAQETDRFAKVEIKAEKLADGVAVLFGAGGNIGVSYGPDGTVLIDDQFAPLTPKIQAAIADLGASEVKYLINTHWHGDHSGGNENFGKAGALIMAHDHVRERMLGIQKTGKGNDPASPKEALPTVTYHDGIKLHLNGDEVHVKHMKHGHTDGDSIIFWKNANVLHMGDLYFNKVTLPFIDLNSGGNARGVLAAAEKALEMADDNTKIIPGHGPMATKADLMAYRDMMKSVIGAIEKAQGEGKTLEQVQAMKPAAEWDTNPDAFIKGDAFVEAVYKSLQMPEHAEEHAH, from the coding sequence ATGAATGCAGTTAGAATGAAGCTGGTAGCAGCGAGCCTACTCATGGCTTCCCCTCTGGCATTGTCCTGCTCGCAGGCGCAGGAAACAGATCGCTTCGCAAAAGTCGAGATCAAGGCGGAGAAGCTGGCGGATGGCGTCGCTGTATTATTCGGTGCGGGCGGCAATATCGGCGTTTCTTATGGTCCCGATGGTACGGTGCTCATCGACGACCAGTTCGCGCCGCTGACGCCAAAAATTCAGGCGGCAATTGCAGATCTCGGCGCTAGTGAAGTTAAATATCTGATTAACACCCACTGGCACGGCGATCATAGCGGCGGGAACGAAAACTTCGGCAAGGCGGGCGCGCTGATCATGGCGCATGACCATGTGCGTGAGCGGATGCTCGGTATCCAGAAAACCGGCAAGGGCAATGATCCCGCTTCGCCGAAAGAAGCGCTGCCGACGGTGACATATCATGATGGCATCAAGCTGCATCTCAACGGCGATGAAGTGCACGTGAAGCATATGAAGCACGGGCATACCGATGGCGACAGTATCATCTTCTGGAAAAACGCCAATGTGCTGCATATGGGCGATCTCTATTTCAACAAGGTGACATTGCCATTTATTGATCTGAATAGCGGCGGCAACGCGCGCGGCGTTTTGGCAGCGGCTGAGAAAGCGCTTGAGATGGCGGACGACAATACGAAAATCATCCCTGGTCATGGTCCGATGGCGACCAAGGCAGACCTGATGGCCTATCGCGACATGATGAAAAGCGTGATTGGCGCCATTGAAAAAGCGCAGGGTGAAGGCAAGACGCTGGAGCAGGTGCAGGCGATGAAACCGGCGGCGGAGTGGGACACCAATCCCGATGCGTTCATCAAGGGTGATGCCTTTGTCGAGGCGGTGTACAAGAGCTTGCAAATGCCGGAGCATGCCGAGGAACATGCGCATTAG
- a CDS encoding DUF6445 family protein, translating to MILPSLLIIDDFIADPLAARTAALALNYDPDNKHGNYPGHISTKPLDIQGLNERVSTIINAPVKAAPDTSHGHCRVTLKGDKGRSGVHIDPAFYSGILYLSLSEHCKGGTEFFRHKRTGLERVPTDPAAIAKAGYSDINALIEDVVNKDTTHPAKWMKVMTVPMRFNRLILFSPWMFHNSGMAFGTTPEDGRLVNLMFFAKG from the coding sequence ATGATATTACCCTCTCTCCTGATCATCGATGATTTTATTGCCGACCCGCTGGCGGCCCGCACCGCGGCGCTGGCGCTTAATTATGATCCTGATAACAAGCATGGCAATTATCCCGGGCATATCTCGACCAAGCCGCTCGACATACAAGGACTCAACGAGCGGGTGTCGACGATTATCAACGCGCCGGTGAAGGCTGCGCCCGATACCAGCCATGGCCATTGCCGGGTCACGCTGAAAGGCGACAAGGGGCGCAGCGGGGTGCATATTGATCCGGCGTTCTATTCCGGCATTTTATATCTCTCGCTGTCAGAACATTGTAAAGGTGGAACAGAATTTTTCCGGCACAAGCGGACCGGACTGGAGCGGGTGCCAACGGATCCGGCTGCCATTGCCAAGGCAGGTTATTCCGATATCAACGCGCTGATCGAGGACGTCGTCAACAAGGATACCACCCACCCCGCGAAATGGATGAAGGTGATGACGGTGCCGATGCGATTTAACCGGCTGATCCTGTTTAGCCCTTGGATGTTCCATAATAGCGGGATGGCGTTTGGGACGACGCCGGAAGATGGGCGATTGGTAAATCTGATGTTTTTTGCGAAGGGATGA
- a CDS encoding serine/threonine protein kinase, with protein sequence MTETLSSIELAAMELFELAMERSQEDREDFISGVPEASELVKLRALKLLLVDRTAFQSLKTGGAAELDEEDEPQPETIGAYRILHLLGRGGMGAVYLAERMASDFDQIVAIKVIKKRLINPEIVERFRRERQILADLNHPHIARLFDGGETDEGAPYFVMEFVDGQPLDEWRITANPSVDDLLKIFVSICEAVEFAHQHLIIHRDITPANILVGEGGYPKLIDFGIARVGIEEDDPTEQSSLSFTPGYAAPERKYDGAANVLTDIYSLGKLFDMLIAGNREPELRAIADKAASINSADRYQGATAMLGDISDFIENKPISAFASSPLYIGKKFVQRQKLAVGAGAILIIGVLLSLIIVTLAYRQVEASRAETEQRFADTRDIANTMMFDVFDEVSMVPGNTAARLLIVQNAQKYLEALAAEPDSSMDIRLAAGRGYSRLAEVTGSLASGNIGELEKGLALYERAAELLEGIYEAKPDDEVRLALAEVHKNLARDKLLTFVDTETAQIHAKKAIALVQEIRTPSSESYAVLGQSYRFLADGLACCGSDAAGGQRAIKSGIQAINKAPEQVRETLPVQRALNDLQNLQAGLYSFNGKTNLALREFEKAYRDQMALIDFYGENPEDRRLLATIATNYARTLLMSGQQDQAERIIGPAYGELVVASKSDELDYDLNRSVSIVSLLRAEVALARKQNNDAEKYFEQGLRAALISEDVDEVDQGNSMDFAFRLNEAARVASSLGKTAQACDLTSQSLRIMRRYLQRFKLPETTKKYRFEPMVKNMRRCR encoded by the coding sequence ATGACGGAGACACTTTCATCGATTGAATTGGCCGCCATGGAATTGTTCGAGCTGGCGATGGAACGCTCTCAGGAAGATCGTGAGGACTTTATTTCCGGCGTTCCTGAAGCCAGCGAGTTGGTCAAGCTGCGGGCACTAAAACTGCTATTGGTTGATCGTACGGCGTTTCAATCGCTAAAAACCGGCGGAGCTGCGGAGCTGGACGAGGAGGATGAACCGCAGCCGGAAACCATCGGTGCTTACCGGATATTACACCTATTGGGACGCGGTGGCATGGGGGCGGTCTATCTTGCTGAGCGTATGGCGAGCGACTTTGACCAAATCGTTGCAATCAAGGTCATAAAGAAGCGACTGATAAACCCGGAGATTGTTGAACGGTTTCGTCGCGAGCGCCAAATTCTGGCGGATCTTAATCACCCTCATATTGCCCGGCTTTTTGACGGTGGTGAAACGGATGAAGGTGCGCCCTATTTTGTAATGGAATTTGTTGATGGCCAACCGCTAGACGAGTGGCGGATAACAGCCAATCCGAGTGTAGATGACCTACTCAAAATCTTTGTTTCAATTTGTGAGGCGGTTGAATTTGCGCATCAGCATCTGATCATTCACCGAGATATAACGCCTGCCAATATCCTCGTGGGAGAAGGCGGCTATCCAAAACTTATTGATTTTGGGATCGCGCGTGTTGGCATTGAGGAGGATGATCCCACCGAGCAATCCAGCCTTAGTTTCACACCTGGATATGCTGCGCCAGAACGGAAATATGACGGCGCTGCCAATGTCCTGACGGATATCTATTCGCTCGGCAAACTCTTTGATATGCTGATCGCGGGCAATCGGGAGCCAGAACTACGGGCAATTGCTGACAAAGCTGCCAGCATCAATTCCGCTGATCGCTATCAAGGCGCGACTGCAATGCTCGGGGATATCTCGGACTTTATCGAAAACAAACCGATCTCGGCCTTCGCCAGTTCACCGCTTTATATTGGCAAAAAATTTGTCCAGAGGCAGAAACTTGCTGTGGGTGCAGGCGCAATTCTGATAATCGGTGTGCTGCTTTCACTCATTATCGTCACACTGGCCTATCGGCAGGTCGAGGCTTCTCGGGCGGAAACTGAACAACGATTTGCCGACACCCGCGATATTGCCAACACGATGATGTTCGATGTTTTTGACGAGGTCAGCATGGTGCCGGGCAATACCGCCGCGCGCTTGTTGATAGTGCAAAATGCGCAAAAATATCTTGAAGCGCTTGCGGCTGAACCAGACTCTTCGATGGACATTCGACTGGCTGCTGGCCGGGGCTATTCCCGCCTCGCTGAAGTTACCGGATCATTGGCGAGCGGTAATATTGGTGAACTGGAAAAAGGATTGGCGCTATATGAGCGCGCGGCAGAATTATTGGAAGGCATTTACGAGGCAAAACCTGATGATGAGGTTCGTCTTGCATTAGCCGAAGTTCATAAAAACCTGGCGCGCGACAAACTACTTACGTTTGTTGATACCGAGACAGCACAAATACACGCCAAAAAAGCGATAGCACTGGTTCAGGAAATCCGAACGCCCTCCTCGGAAAGCTATGCTGTTCTTGGACAGAGTTATCGTTTTCTGGCAGATGGGCTGGCATGTTGCGGTTCTGACGCGGCAGGTGGACAACGAGCTATCAAAAGCGGAATTCAGGCAATTAACAAAGCGCCCGAACAAGTACGTGAAACACTGCCAGTTCAAAGAGCTTTGAATGATTTGCAAAACCTCCAAGCGGGATTGTACAGTTTTAACGGGAAAACTAATCTGGCTTTACGAGAATTTGAAAAAGCCTATCGCGATCAAATGGCGCTCATCGATTTCTACGGGGAAAACCCGGAAGATCGGCGATTATTAGCAACCATCGCGACCAATTATGCCCGCACGCTTTTAATGTCTGGACAGCAGGATCAAGCGGAACGGATCATTGGGCCAGCGTACGGCGAGCTGGTCGTTGCGAGCAAATCCGACGAGCTCGACTACGATTTAAACCGATCGGTGAGTATCGTTTCTTTGCTTCGTGCAGAAGTTGCATTGGCGCGGAAACAAAACAATGACGCGGAGAAATATTTTGAACAAGGGCTACGCGCAGCACTTATTAGTGAGGACGTTGATGAGGTGGATCAAGGAAACTCCATGGACTTCGCTTTTCGCTTGAACGAAGCTGCACGTGTGGCATCTTCATTGGGCAAGACGGCCCAAGCGTGCGATCTGACATCGCAATCGCTACGAATAATGCGACGCTATCTGCAGCGCTTCAAGCTTCCCGAGACTACAAAGAAATACCGATTTGAACCGATGGTGAAAAACATGAGACGATGTCGATAA
- a CDS encoding ECF-type sigma factor, which yields MAGAINHKELMARWQAGNRGAGNQLFVDLEYELQKIAAAKLAGEKNSSLSTGDLINEAVIRLSNLKAIALQSKAHILALASRIMRQVLVDQARKRNSDKREHAKVTLVTNIGVWDRPIELLSLELLLEELTEIDAQRADIVEMRFFGGMSISDIATVLDVSEATVKRRWMSTRVWLHDRLQQ from the coding sequence TTGGCTGGGGCAATTAATCACAAGGAATTGATGGCGCGTTGGCAGGCGGGAAATCGCGGGGCCGGTAATCAACTATTTGTCGATCTTGAATACGAATTGCAGAAAATTGCAGCCGCCAAGCTGGCGGGAGAGAAGAATTCCTCTCTTTCTACCGGCGATTTGATTAACGAAGCAGTCATTCGACTCTCCAATCTCAAGGCAATTGCGCTTCAGAGCAAAGCGCATATTCTGGCGCTGGCGTCTCGCATCATGCGCCAGGTGCTCGTCGATCAGGCGCGGAAGCGGAACAGCGATAAGCGTGAACATGCAAAGGTCACACTGGTAACAAATATCGGGGTTTGGGACCGGCCGATTGAACTCTTGTCACTTGAACTGCTGCTGGAAGAACTGACCGAAATCGATGCGCAACGAGCGGATATTGTCGAAATGCGTTTTTTTGGCGGAATGTCGATAAGTGATATTGCGACTGTGCTGGATGTTTCCGAGGCGACCGTGAAGCGGAGATGGATGTCAACCAGGGTGTGGTTACATGACCGCCTACAACAGTGA